In one window of Tenrec ecaudatus isolate mTenEca1 chromosome 3, mTenEca1.hap1, whole genome shotgun sequence DNA:
- the NOA1 gene encoding nitric oxide-associated protein 1 — MLPARGLLSWLRTSAPSVRRHGLRGILLRSRCAAASFQRRSGLERGLSHAPRATGGCEGSALPEERFLFPEYMPEPEPLPTVEDELQRAQQRQEDEERRRQQLREKQKLRTSRRVHSVVGHPDPTVPRSGVNCSGCGAELHCQDPGVPGYLPSEKFRSAAAQADGGLARTVCQRCWLLVHHRLALRLQVSREEYLDLVSSALRRPGPSLVLYMVDLLDLPDALLPDLPALVGRKQLIVLGNKVDLLPQDAPGYRRRIRERLWKDCFRAGLRPLPRHQGPSDPDEAEAGKETFNRPAEPGPVLRDVRLISAKTGYGVEELITALQRSWRYRGDVYLVGATNSGKSTLFNTLLESDYCIAKGAEAIDRATISPWPGTTLNLLKFPICNPTPYRMFKRHKRLTRDAMIAEEDLPEHEQTQVTLLKKHGYVVGRVGRTFLPSEKPGEATFEFDPDSLAFDMDNEPVQGLSNDTKRGELTPEEVENAHWFYDTPGITKEHCILNLLTEKEVNAVLPTHAIVPRTFLLKPGMALFLGAIARIDFLQGNRSAWFTVVASNFLRVHITSLDRADAVYQKHAGHPLLQVPMGGQERMAAFPPLVAEDIMLEGQSDSEAVADIKFSSAGWVAVTPCSGESLHLRGHTPQGTALTVRPPLLPHIVNIKGKRIKKSMAYKTKKPPALMYNVKKKAQKGA; from the exons ATGCTGCCCGCGCGCGGGCTGCTGTCCTGGCTGCGGACGTCCGCTCCCTCCGTGAGGCGCCATGGCCTCCGAGGGATCCTGCTGCGGAGCAGATGCGCTGCCGCTTCCTTCCAGCGCCGCTCGGGCCTGGAACGCGGGCTTTCTCATGCCCCCCGGGCGACTGGGGGCTGCGAAGGAAGTGCTCTTCCGGAGGAGCGTTTTCTGTTCCCGGAGTACATGCCGGAGCCGGAGCCCTTGCCCACCGTCGAAGACGAGCTGCAGCGGGCACAGCAGCGGCAGGAGGATGAGGAGCGACGGAGGCAGCAACTGCGAGAGAAGCAGAAGCTGCGGACCAGCCGCCGCGTGCACTCGGTAGTGGGACACCCCGACCCGACGGTGCCGCGCAGCGGCGTGAACTGCTCGGGCTGCGGGGCCGAGCTGCACTGCCAGGACCCCGGCGTGCCAGGCTACCTGCCCAGCGAGAAGTTCCGGAGCGCCGCGGCGCAGGCCGATGGCGGGCTGGCGCGGACCGTGTGCCAGCGCTGCTGGCTGCTGGTGCACCACCGGCTCGCCCTGCGCCTGCAGGTGAGCCGCGAGGAGTACCTGGACCTGGTGAGCTCCGCGCTGCGCCGCCCAGGGCCTTCCCTGGTGCTCTACATGGTGGACTTGCTCGACCTGCCCGATGCCCTGCTGCCCGACCTACCCGCGCTGGTGGGCCGCAAACAACTGATCGTGCTGGGTAACAAGGTGGACCTGCTGCCGCAGGACGCACCAGGCTACCGGCGGCGGATCCGGGAGCGGCTATGGAAGGACTGCTTCCGCGCCGGGCTCCGGCCACTTCCCAGGCACCAGGGACCCTCCGACCCTGACGAAGCCGAAGCCGGAAAGGAGACTTTCAATCGGCCAGCTGAGCCGGGCCCTGTACTCAGAGACGTGCGGCTAATAAGCGCCAAGACCGGCTACGGAGTCGAAGAGTTGATCACAGCGCTTCAGCGCTCCTGGCGCTACCGTGGTGATGTCTACCTGGTGGGCGCCACCAACTCCGGCAAGTCCACTCTCTTTAACACGCTCCTGGAATCCGACTACTGCATCGCCAAGGGCGCGGAGGCCATCGACAGGGCCACCATCTCCCCCTGGCCAG GTACAACATTAAACCTCCTGAAGTTTCCTATTTGCAACCCAACTCCCTATAGAATGTTTAAAAGACACAAGAGACTTACAAGAGAtgccatgattgctgaagaagatcTTCCTGAGCATGAACAAACTCAAGTTACCCTACTGAAAAAGCATGGTTATGTAGTCG GAAGAGTTGGGAGAACCTTCCTACCTTCAGAAAAGCCGGGTGAAGCTACCTTTGAGTTTGACCCAGATTCACTCGCCTTCGACATGGACAATGAGCCTGTTCAGGGGTTGAGCAATGATACCAAACGTGGGGAGTTGACCCCCGAAGAAGTGGAAAATGCCCACTGGTTTTATGACACCCCCGGAATTACAAAGGAACACTGT ATTTTAAATCTTCTGACAGAAAAGGAAGTGAATGCTGTTTTGCCAACACACGCCATTGTTCCAAGGACTTTCCTGCTGAAACCAGGAATGGCTCTGTTTTTGGGTGCCATCGCCCGCATAGACTTCCTGCAG GGAAATCGGTCGGCTTGGTTTACAGTTGTGGCTTCCAACTTCCTTCGTGTGCACATCACTTCCCTGGACAGGGCGGATGCTGTGTATCAGAAGCATGCCGGTCATCCCTTACTGCAG GTCCCAATGGGTGGGCAAGAGCGGATGGCAGCATTTCCTCCTCTTGTTGCTGAAGACATTATGCTAGAAGGACAGTCGGACTCTGAAGCAGTGGCTGACATCAAGTTTTCCTCCGCCG GTTGGGTCGCAGTGACCCCTTGCTCTGGTGAGAGCCTGCATCTCCGAGGCCATACTCCCCAAGGAACGGCTCTGACGGTGCGACCCCCCCTCTTGCCACACATCGTGAACATCAAAGGGAAGCGCATCAAGAAAAGCATGGCCTACAAAACCAAGAAGCCCCCCGCCCTGATGTACAATGTGAAGAAGAAAGCACAGAAGGGTGCATGA